A genomic window from Vitis riparia cultivar Riparia Gloire de Montpellier isolate 1030 chromosome 18, EGFV_Vit.rip_1.0, whole genome shotgun sequence includes:
- the LOC117906264 gene encoding thaumatin-like protein 1: MNPIFSGFFSRCSALVLILLLRGVSGTTFAITNRCDFTVWPGILSNAGSSRLETTGFELSSGGSRSLEIPVGWSGRFWGRSGCTFDATGHGNCTTGDCGSGQVECNGAGAIPPATLAEFTIGSGSQQDFYDVSLVDGYNLPMIVEASGGTGSCASTGCVNDLNQQCPAELKANEGQACNSACGAFAKPEYCCSGAYGSPTTCKPSVYSEIFKTACPKSYSYAYDDATSTFTCSGANYMITFCPSLTSQKSSRDSSPVTTGTPAAGSSAEDPTVLNAPWLSNFITGDSSRTLSSFALHSTLIASAISSLLLFFLSL; encoded by the exons ATGAATCCCATCTTCTCCGGTTTCTTCTCTCGGTGCTCGGCTCTCGTCTTGATTCTACTCTTGAGAG GTGTTTCGGGGACCACGTTTGCGATCACAAATAGATGTGATTTCACGGTGTGGCCTGGAATACTATCCAATGCGGGAAGCTCCAGATTGGAAACTACCGGATTCGAACTCTCTTCCGGCGGGTCTCGTTCCCTTGAAATTCCGGTAGGCTGGTCAGGGAGGTTCTGGGGCAGAAGCGGTTGCACATTCGACGCCACCGGCCACGGGAACTGCACAACCGGGGACTGCGGCTCAGGCCAGGTGGAGTGCAACGGTGCTGGCGCAATCCCTCCGGCGACTCTAGCCGAGTTCACAATCGGCTCCGGGAGCCAGCAAGACTTCTACGACGTCAGCTTGGTAGATGGCTACAACCTACCCATGATCGTGGAAGCGAGTGGTGGCACCGGCTCATGCGCGTCAACGGGCTGCGTCAACGACTTGAACCAGCAGTGTCCGGCGGAGCTGAAGGCCAACGAGGGCCAGGCGTGTAATAGTGCATGTGGGGCATTTGCGAAACCGGAGTACTGTTGCAGCGGTGCGTATGGATCACCGACGACTTGTAAACCGTCGGTGTACTCAGAGATATTCAAAACAGCATGCCCCAAGTCGTATAGCTACGCTTACGACGACGCTACGAGTACATTTACGTGTAGCGGAGCAAATTATATGATTACATTCTGCCCTTCATTGACAAG TCAAAAGTCTTCAAGGGATTCATCCCCGGTGACCACAGGAACCCCGGCAGCTGGGTCATCAGCGGAGGACCCGACGGTGCTCAATGCTCCATGGTTATCAAACTTCATCACTGGGGACTCCTCCAGGACCCTTTCTTCTTTTGCACTGCATTCTACATTGATTGCTTCTGCAATTTCCTCtctccttctcttttttctttctttatag